The window GAGATAGTTGCATTACTGACATCAGCCTCAGTCGCCGAAGCAGCACGAATAGCTTGAATACCTTGCCAAGGCTTCATTTCCGGGACCATATTTGGACTTACACACAAAGGTACCTTGCAGCTGAAGCTGTTGAGGAGGCAGCGACAGTGATGTCCAATGCCGAGGGAaatgaagaggaggaggacggaaCTGCTGATGGGATGAGGCTTGTTCAGCTCCTAATTGCTTGTGCTGAAGCTGTTGCTTGTCGCGACAAGTCCCATGCCTCTGCGTTACTATCTGAGCTTCGGGCCAATGCCTTGGTCTTTGGCTCTTCATTCCAGCGTGTGGCATCATGTTTTGTCCAAGGCCTTGCCAACCGCCTAGCTCTGGTTCAACCGCTTGGGGCAGTAGGGTTCATTGGGTCCGCGATGAGCACAAAAGACTTTGCCTTGGACAAGAAGGAAGAGGCATTGCGCCTTGTTTATGAGATATGCCCCCACATTCAGTTTGGTCACTTTGTGGCCAATTCATCAATATTGGAAGCCTTTGAGGGAGAGAGTTTTGTTCATGTAGTAGACCTTGGGATGACCCTTGGTCTACCTCATGGAGACCAGTGGCAAGGCTTGATCGAGAGCCTTGCCACACGCACAGGCCAGCCGCCTACACGCCTTAGAATAACCGGTGTTGGCCTTTACGGTGACAGATTGCAAATCATTGGAGAAGAGCTTGAGGCCTATGCCGACAGCTTGGGAATAAACCTGGAGTTTTCTGTGGTGGAAAGCAACTTGGAAAACCTGCGTCCGGAGGACATTAAAATGTATGATGGTGAAGTCCTTGTTGTCAATAGCATTCTTCAGTTGCATTGTGTGGTGAAAGAAAGCAGAGGAGCTCTCAATTCTGTCCTGCAGATGGTCCATGAGCTTTCGCCGAAAATCTTGGTTCTTGTGGAGCAAGACTCAAGCCACAATGGACCTTTTTTTTTGGGGAGGTTTATGGAGGCACTGCATTATTACTCTGCAATCTTTGACTCCCTAGATGCCATGCTGCCAAAATATGACACGAGGCGCGCGAAGATGGAGCAGTTCTACTTTGCTGAGGAGATTAAGAACATAATCAGCTGCGAGGGGCCGGCAAGGGTGGAGAGGCACGAGAGGGTTGATCAGTGGCGCCGGAGGATGAGCCGGGCAGGGTTTCAGGCTGCGCCGATTAAGATGCTGGCGCAGGCAAAGCAGTGGCTTGGGAAGATCAAGGTCTGTGAGGGTTACACTATTTTGGAAGAGAAGGGTTGCCTGGTTCTTGGTTGGAAATCTAAGCCCATTGTTGCTGCCTCCTGCTGGAAATGCTAATCAAACATTTTCGGGTCCGAAATCCCAGCTCAAAATTCAGTTaaaaaaccagaaaaaaaaaaaaaaaaatcccaactcACATTTCACACCAATTCCAATAAAACAATTCCAGGGATCTTGGAAAGCAGATTTGGGTGACTACTTTGTCTTCTGTGTCATTGGCTGCAAAACTGTGTTGGAACAGTTAGAAAATAAGTGGGTTTGGCTTTGAACTTGAGCTGTTTTGGGTGATTAAATAGATGGAATAAAGAGGAAATGGACACCTTGGTGTGCATATTTTAGGCTGAAATTAACATTATTCAATTGTACCTAATAACAAtttctttcattctttttaaTAAATGATCAAAGGTGACAATCTTAGTGATGGAAATTATGAAAGTTCCACACCGTCTCTCACAAAAAAGATTCTAAGGCCAATCTCAACTTTCCAATGTAAAGAGCTAAGATTTTGTAGAACAATTTGCTTGATTATTAATTATGTATTGTCAAAAATATTTAAGGAGCAAGTATTATGTTGAAGAACATACAATTTGCTAGTGCTCTTCATAACTGTCTTCCTCATTTTgcggaacttttttttttaatacatcgatatttttaaactaaggggagggggtgggcagcctaatttggtatcaaattctccatccacgagattcgaatttaaaacctctcacttttaAGTGAAGAGGAACGGAAATATGCACAAATAGAATTAGTTACAAATAGAAACATCGTACATACAACAATGTTTGTTAAAACTTCAGTTGAATATACAAGTTAGAGTACTGTTTGGAATACCAAATTGTACTCACAATGACATAGCAGTGTTTGATTAATTCCAATATGTTTCCAGGTTAAAAACCTTATGTATTACTAACAAGTAAACTATTAACACATAAATTCATAGATTATTTGGTGAACAAATTTGGTGACTGTAGCATTATTGATACAACATATTATTtaactaaaaatgaaaattcaaaGGTGTATGAGTTTCACAAAGGCTTGGCATTATTTgaaagtaggggtgggttcagttTTATCTAGtttagttttttgtttaaatcgaaaactaaatcaaaattactatttggttctatttggttcagttttctattcggtttgatttttattcaattttttcggttcaatttggttttggctttgttttttcttccttttaaaaCACTAAGGTGCGTACAGAGAGGCCGTGAGGGAGGGTGAGGACTGAGGAGGAGCACAAAGTGAGAGAGTGCATGATGCATGAAAAAACCGAGGGTCTCCAAGAGGCAAGAGACAGGGATAGAACTTGGGGATCGCTCAATCAGGGGCAACAAAGTTTTCTCGACGTTACTAATTGTGAATTCACTCGACACGACCAAACCTAACACTTGATTAAGGAAGGAGAAACAACTAACTTCGATTGCACTAAgcaaatatattttaattcattcaagTCTCCTAAATGCTTGTATTACATCATAATTTAAAGAGAGTAAAGATAAGAAAAGCATAGATGTTACTACTTCCAAAAAGACTCTCATGATAACCTAAATGGACTTGACAAATTCCTATGTAATTCAATGCACACAACCATTATTATTCCAATTCCAATGCATATGAGCAATTTCCAAGTTGTATGCTTGCTCCCGCAGCAGTGCAAACGATTGAAAGTGGAGGAGGTGTCACGGAGGAGAGGGAGGCATGGGAGGAAAACTTCGAACCGCATTGTTTATTCATAGGATAAAGTAAAACGATAACGTTTAGATGTGTGTAGGTAAAACAATTTCGTTTTAAGGATTGTTTGGTTCAGTTTCCGAACCATTGAAACCGAAACAACAGATTTCAATTCCATTGGGGTATTCTAATTCAGTTTGgcttttttcgattttttaacTTTGATTCAGTGTTcggtttggatttttaaatttcgGTTTTTTAAACCCACCCTTATTTGAAAGGCATATCCACAAGAGAAATTCCTTGGAGTAAATAtagtttttccttttgttaagactagggatgggcaaatacccattggttatgggtaaccgtggtTATCCGCTCATTTAAATTTGACAATTACGGTTATgagtaaccgtttagataaataaacggttataggtttaaccgtttacccgtgaaatttaaataggcggttatgggtattacccgcggttataaacagatacccatttaaccatttattttaatatatgtaaaactaaaaaaataaaaaataacttcTAACTAAGTTTAGTATCCCGAGACATATTTGG is drawn from Malus domestica chromosome 14, GDT2T_hap1 and contains these coding sequences:
- the LOC114820853 gene encoding GRAS family protein RAD1-like, whose amino-acid sequence is MALSRNFLPEEYMINHERTNKMSVLDLITHSAASAMPCYPYPHTPLLEEGGTASTPPHLDESGNHKRLKRTTSISDSMSSHNSLYSGGGSGDSCITDISLSRRSSTNSLNTLPRLHFRDHIWTYTQRYLAAEAVEEAATVMSNAEGNEEEEDGTADGMRLVQLLIACAEAVACRDKSHASALLSELRANALVFGSSFQRVASCFVQGLANRLALVQPLGAVGFIGSAMSTKDFALDKKEEALRLVYEICPHIQFGHFVANSSILEAFEGESFVHVVDLGMTLGLPHGDQWQGLIESLATRTGQPPTRLRITGVGLYGDRLQIIGEELEAYADSLGINLEFSVVESNLENLRPEDIKMYDGEVLVVNSILQLHCVVKESRGALNSVLQMVHELSPKILVLVEQDSSHNGPFFLGRFMEALHYYSAIFDSLDAMLPKYDTRRAKMEQFYFAEEIKNIISCEGPARVERHERVDQWRRRMSRAGFQAAPIKMLAQAKQWLGKIKVCEGYTILEEKGCLVLGWKSKPIVAASCWKC